GTCAGAAGTCTAAAAATTTAGAGATCATTTAGGTATTCTGACTCTAATGTTGTGTGTTGTTGAGAAACTAAGAGGTCCATTTCTGGCTATATCTACTTATTGTCTGGAGGAGCTATATCATGAAAAGTGCTAAGCAGATGCTCATAGCTCATCATATCATGGCAACAGAATTCATTGCTTGTTAGAGGCAACCAATAATGTGATATAACTGCGAAATTTCATCACTTAGCTACAAGTTGTGTAAGGAATTGAAAGACCGTTAAAAGTATATTGTGACAATCTTTCAGAAGTTCTATATATTCAAATAGCAATAGAAGTTTATTAAAGTCTAAACACATAGACATTAATAAGTTTCTAGTTGTAAAAGATAGAATTTAGAATAAGATAGTGTCTATTGAGTATATAGGAACAAACTTATTATTGCTAGCAAGCTCATTAACTAAAACTTTGacacccaaggtctttcatgagcatATAGCTTACGAGGGTgttgttttatttgaaaatgtGCAGTTTTAgtgggaattttttttttagtattagtTACTTTGTTGATTGACATTATTACACTACTTTAAGTAAGGTTCAACTTTTTACAAAACAAAGTTGATGgttttattatctttaatgCTCTGAATATGTTATCTTTCAATTGTAGTTTGAAAGACTAAGAATTGATCTCAATAAGAAATAAAGGACCAATTGGAAATACGCATGACTAAGATCACATAGCATGTAATTTTTAGTTACACATTCATACTTAATCTATGTAATTGAATATATTTGATATGGTGATCATTGATGAGTCCAGTTACAATAAATGTAACAAAGGCCGCTCTGGTCTAATATTGGTCTAGGAGATGAACCAAATTGTTTAAAGGAGATGTTTTGAGAATAATTAGCAAGTTTGTGCGCATACAAGGTTATTAAATATAATTGTCATGAGAATTAATGTGTAGCCCAAGTAGGAGATTGTTGGGTTATTTTTAATAATCCAATATGTAAACTTACAAATTAAGACAATTTATTTGaactaatattataaattaagataAATAAGTGATCTAATTAAATAAGTCTAATAAACATCTTATTCAGTATGAGCTTTGTAATGTGTAATACCCAATAGTAAATCTAATTAGAGTTTATGAGGCTCTAATTAATTTGCTATGTAAAGAACACAAGAGTTTGGTCTCCAAAGCTAATCTCAACCACTTTTATCCTCTATTCCCATCAATTGAATGAGAACCCATAGAGAGAAGATTAATGTGTGGAAGACTATATACCCACAATCtcatctaacatccaatataataaaatcaaaTGTCTTCCATCttattatttcataaaataatctTAATAATTTGACATAAGTTTAAGATCATatgaattttatgaattttttaaatctaatatctTACATCTTGCTCAcagcatttgtgaaattatatagataaaaatattGCTTGAAGAGCTGAAGTCATCACAGTCATCTCCAATGAAGTGTTATCGTGACAAGTCAGCGTTTATTATTGCAGTCCTTCCAACAGGATTATGTTCACccttaaaaaaaactattaaaaaaagtaaagatTATGCATTTGAAACATCAATTCCGACAAATATTTTTTTGGATTGTTTCAGTACCAATGGTGTTCAATAACACTccttaattgaaaaataaaagtttaaaacTATTTGAGACAGCTGAACCTTTTCTTTTCCTATTTGCAAAAGTAGCAAACATGGACATTGTAATCTTGCATATTGCACCAACAGTCATcaatcaaataaattatttgaaaatgaaTTGTTACATTTTAAGTGTTGAAAATAAACACTGCTTTTCTTAGCTTAAAAACTCCTTATCCTTAACCTTTAAATTAACGTTGACAAGAACTTAACATGTTTATTAGAGAGTAGGGACATGAAtcattttggaaaaaaataaaaaaaggagCAAAAAGTGACCGTAGAGATCAACTTACAGAAGTCAACCTTGTGTCCTTTGGCGTAACTTGGAGATCGTTAGATCTGCACCTCCAAAGCCATCCATTACAGCTTTCGCCGAAGGAAACTCAGCTCTAGACGTCAAACTGTAAAAAAGGAAAACAATTGAGATAGTAAGCTAAACTAATCACTCAGTACACAACGAAAGGCAAAATAATCAACAAAAATGGTTTCAATAAAGCAGAAGGCAACATGTCTGTAAGAGTCATATCCCAAATTTTACTTGTAACCATTGTTTTATCTTATCGGCATATGTATTGATATTGTCAAGTAACTAAGGCCCTGTTAACAAATATTCATCACCAATACATACAATTTTCTTCTAAAGCAAAACAGGACACATCTTATTTGTGCATCCAACCACTCCATCTGTGATCATTTctgaaattatgtattttatatgTAAGTTTTGTTCCCTTGATGATAATGTATCTCTTTGGAAACAGAAATGAATGATTAAATATCACCTAATAGCTGAATAATCAACTTTCCGGAGCATTAGAATTAGGTTAAATATACTTGTGATACAGAGAAGAAATTGGTTACAAGCTGCTAGAAAAGGAAAGCATGTTCCCATAATCTTTGCCTCAATTATGATGGAGGACAGCAAATCGATCTATTTCTCACGGGTTAGTTTCTAAACAACTAATTTTCGTCATTTGAAACTAAATTTTAAGAGCAAAACACTGCACCGAAACTAATGATGCATGAATACATAATTTGTGTGGTTAATTAGTCATGTAATTCTGGGGTTGAGGAAAAGTCAATTAGTAACCTGCTCCGAAGCACAAAGCATGGCATGCCTACTCGCTCAGCTGCAGCTACTCCAGATTGACTTCCTGCCACGAGGATACAATTGTAAACAGGTACACCGGCACTCTCTGCCCCTGCACGCAGTGCAGCTATGATCTTCTCTAAGCTGAATGACCATCAACTTGTTAGGAAAACAATAATTATAACAACAACAGAGCATGAAGATGTAAAGAAGctactaatttttatttatgcaTTAAATGTTATAAAACATATTCTGGCATTATTCAGATGTCAAAGCCTAAGACCATGGGACTacacaaataatttaaatagtacacaaaaaaaaaaccctaagcagaggttttttttttcaaagataAGCAGAGTTAAGTTTCTTTAAATTCATTCTGGCTATTTCTATCCTAATTCTTATATAAAGGCACAAATAGAGAAAGTAATGGAAGACACAAAGGCCAACAAGAGCATTCGAAAAAAATAACCTTTCAGAGGGACTGGTATCAATCTCAACACTAACTTTTAGTGTGGATGCAACCTTCTCTGCTATCCTTTGTTTCTCCGCAGAAACTGGCGCAAACAGAAAAATAAAGGTCTTCACAACCAAAACACTATGCACAAAAGTCTCACTAAACAAATACAGATTAAATTCAGGAAGACCTTACCTGCTTTCTTGGCCTCCTTGGCTATTTCCTCATCTAAACCAGAAGAAAATTGTTTATGATGTACAAGTCGACCATACATGCTTTGTTCTACCTCCTCATTGCCAATAATCTTTATCTTCGAAACTCTTTCGTTGCCAAGCTTTTCAGTAATAGATCTAAAATTACCAAACATATGAAAGAAAATTTTAGATACCAGTGAAAGATTCTGAAATCAAAGTCCATCAAACAAGAGGAAATATGAACTAATTAGAGCAAAATCAATATTTGTATGCCTAGGCTAAGCCACTCCTAAACATAACTTCTAATTCAGAGGGTGATagttcaaagtgaaaatatatgaTTTACCCAACCCAAAAAATACTaacttttaaaaagtaaaataaataataatgaaactcCCAACAAAATCATCCTCGAAAGAATCTCAAGGGTTATCTATTCCTCTCCAACAGAACCAATCAAATCCACTGGAAGATCAACAACGGAGTACCTATTAACCATAGATGATTAGATCTTTAACAAGGAAGGCCTATGATCTATTTTCTCTTCATCGCTCTCGTATAATACACAGCAAGCACTATATAAGAGCTTAAACATTGCTATTTCTCATTAATTTATTCATTCTCTTTGACAAAATTCAGTTTGACACTAAAATTATTGCATATTAATGGGAGACTGATATACCAATTACCACAGTAAGAATAACactgaaataaaagaaaagagagtgattattattgataattCTAGGAAATTCGAGAGCTCTATAGGTTGTTTGGCttcataacttaaaaattattttcagtttttaaaacaaaaaataacttttaaaaactaATAGGGGTCGTTTGGccaagttttttaaaaacagattACATCAAAAtgtaattttctattttcaaaaacaattattttttggtctaacatattatattttacatttttgcTTACATACCCGGACCCTCAATACGGACTGGGAACCGAACTCCGAAACCGAACCCGACCCCCGACATGGTCGGACCCGGACCCCGACATGGACTCGGACCCCACACTTGGATCTGGACccgacccgaacttggacctggactcggaccccgGCCCGgaccccggacccagaccccgacccaaaccccggacccagaccctggCCCGGACCCCGAACCTAGCCCCGAGTCCGAGTTCAGGGTTAGGGTCCGAGGTTGGGGTCTGGCTCTAGGGTCCGAGGTCCTGGTCCGATTCGGAGTCCAGGTCAGGGGTCCGGTCTGAGGTAGGATGAGTTCATGTCATGGTATGGTGtagaatatttaattttttttagtaaaaaaaacctaaaaatagttttaaaaaacttgaGTCAAataccattaaatttttaaaatgaccaAAAACTATTTTCTATTGTCACTTAATAAAACAGAATTCTGAAAACTGAAAATACAGTCAAACAACCTCTTAGTTTCTCCCCAAAGGATCAAGCCTCAATACAGAATAATCTCAAAAAGTTTAATCTCGGATATTCCAAAACTAAACAGATAACAAAAGATATTCCCATTTAATTCAAACTTTCCATACATAGCCCCCCTCACTACTACTACCTACGCCTAGCATAGGTTATACCAAATTGGGTATTTATCAGAAGCTATTGCTGAAACTTTAAAAGAAAATTCAGTAATCTGTAGCAAAGACAATGATGTGCTAGAGTCTAACTGCATTTTGCTTCCATGTATCCAGCACTTAAGGCATGTACCAAACTTACCTAGCAACGTCATCAGCATTTTTACAGTAAGCGGTTAGTATGACCACGGGTACGCCTTCATTATATGCATTGTCAATAAAACTGCAAATTCAAATGAAAAAGTAATAGTTTCAAAtgcattattaataaatatttttgtgaTAATTAATACTTTTGAGGTTCTTACATAACATGCCAAGGTTTAATTAACACTGCTAACAATTTTAACATGAAAATGCAGGGCATTCTTGGGCTACTTTGTTCACTGACACTTTTCTTtgaatatgaaataagaaaagagttGAAAGTTCTACACATGAGCATGGCTAACTGATCTTCTATATTAGACCTAACTCTCCAATAGAGAATAAATGTAAAATTTTCACATGGCCTGCATGCATATGCAAAGCTACACATTTGGTATCTGATTCAAGAATGTAATAGTTTAATTTTACTTCAATAATTGCTGATCAAGCATAAGTATTAGCAGCTGAAGGAATACAAAATGCAAATGAATTATGTCCAGTCACTTATTGCCTTCAAACATGTGAAATGATTGCATATCGGATGGCTGTATGGCTATTTAATGCTAAAGAATTCAAAGATATCCCTTTCTCTGACTTATGTAGTGATTGGGAATGTTCCATCTTACTTTAGTTGTATCAGTTTTGCCTGTTTTGTCTAGTCTTTTATCCACTGTTTGCTCATAATCTTAATTCATTACTACAAGCATTCATTctgattttataaaaataaacagaaaaaaaaaactaccaaaTCATGATTTGCTAAGAATTAACTcttgaaagaatttcttatcaATATCAGACCAATTAGTGTCGAATATCAAATGCTTGAAACTGCTCTCTCCAGTCTTTCTTAAGCTTTGAGTAAAAACGGTCATCAAACAAACACATTGTCTGAACACAATGGAATGATGATTAGAGAAGTCTAAAATTGCACAATTTCCTGtgaagcttttttttttccatttttttcaaataaaatttcttttaagcttttttttcattttttttcaaataaaatttcatgTGAAGCTTTTGAAATAGAAGTTTCTacagaaaaaattataatcataaAAACTGTACAGAGCTAAAGAAATGATAGCACATTTGAAGAGAATGTATATTAGATGGTCAAATCCATATCTAATCAGGATAAGGCAACTCACTCTTCTACTCCAGGCCTTAAAGGTAAACTGTTTGACACCAAAAATTCATTCAATGCATTACCCTGGCAATGAATGAGCAACTATCAGTAGATTTAAGGTAAATTATCATGCAACGATTCCTTagtattaattaatcaattttttttaaaaaaaaaaaaagaaagaaagaaaaactgaTAAGAGAAGAATATAGAACAAAATGTTCACTTCTTGAATCACAACAAAGCCAACCAACTGTACAAAAATCAAAGACAATGAGAAACGTCGAAAATATTTATCCTAAAAACTAATAAGAGAAAC
This region of Cannabis sativa cultivar Pink pepper isolate KNU-18-1 chromosome 7, ASM2916894v1, whole genome shotgun sequence genomic DNA includes:
- the LOC115698026 gene encoding CBBY-like protein — encoded protein: MESPSPSSSCSLFKTSHRFAIPTNSSTLYTTHFSSLPTNPLTLLPPFRFTFPGKSHFPGKCLDLNYFTAFSSLPRQDYLNDDQNPSQEFAVLLEFEGVLVDAHRVGNRQAFNTAFRKLGLDCANWSEPVYLDLLRKSVGDEEKMLILFFNRIGWPTSLPTSEKGSFIKSVLREKGNALNEFLVSNSLPLRPGVEDFIDNAYNEGVPVVILTAYCKNADDVARSITEKLGNERVSKIKIIGNEEVEQSMYGRLVHHKQFSSGLDEEIAKEAKKAVSAEKQRIAEKVASTLKVSVEIDTSPSESLEKIIAALRAGAESAGVPVYNCILVAGSQSGVAAAERVGMPCFVLRSSLTSRAEFPSAKAVMDGFGGADLTISKLRQRTQG